TTCGGCATCTGCTTCGCGATCTCGGCCGCCACCGTCGCCTGCCCTTCGATGATGTCGCGATGATCGAAGGGCGGCACCATGAGGCCGCCGCCGGTTTCCGCGAACTCGAGCGCGGCGCGCAGGCAATCCTCGAAGAAATCGCCGACCAGCCGGATCTCGACGAACTCGCCGCCGAAGATGCGCGTCTTGTCGATCTTCTGCTGCGGCGTCGTTACCGGCATGAAGACCACGCCCTTCTTGCCGAAATGCCGGCAGACGAAGGCGAACCCCTGGGCGTGGTTGCCGGCCGAGGCGCAGACGAAGAGCTCCGCCTTCGAACCGCCCTTCAGCGCCTTGCGGAAGAAGTTGAACGCGCCGCGGATCTTATAGGAACGTACCGGCGACAGATCCTCGCGTTTCAGAAGCACGCGCGCGCCGTATTTGCGCGACAGGTGCACGTTCTCCTGCAGCGGCGTTGGCGCAAACAGCGCGCGCACCTCCTTCTCGGCGCGCGCCACGCCCTCCATGAATCCCGTTTCCGTGCCCATCGCCGCGCCTGCCGAAAGCTGTTGGTTCGAGCCGCGGCCTATTGCATATTCGGGCAGCGGAAGCCACCTTCCGCCGCGCCGCCCGAAGCGGCATGTCCTGCAAGGTTACCGAGTGCACTCACTTTCGATCCGCGCGGCGATCCACATCTCGGCCGTCTTTGCGATCTACCTGTCGCTGGCGATGCTGATCCCGGCGTCGGTCGACCTGTTCTACGGCCACGACGACTGGAAGGTCTTCGCCTTCTGCGGCTTTTTCCTCGGCGGCCTGTCGCTGGCCGTGGCACTCGCCACGCAAGGGCGCGCCCCGCCGGCAACGACGCGCTTCGGCTTCCTTCTCGTCAACATGCTTTGGATCACCATGGCAGTGGCGGGCGCCATCCCCATGCTCGCCGCGCCGTCGATCGAGATGAGCCTGGCGGATGCGATCTTCGAATCCGTCTCCGGCATCACCACCACCGGCGGCACGGTGATCAACGGCCTCGACAATGCCCCGCCGGGGCTGCTGCTCTGGCGCTCTCTCCTGCAATATATGGGCGGGCTGGGCGTCATCGCGCTCGGCCTGTTCCTGCTGCCCTTCCTCAACATCGGCGGCATCACCTATTTCCGCATCGAATCGTCAGATATCGCCGACCGGCCGTTCGAACGGCTGGCCACCTTTACGGTCAGCCTGATCGCCATCTACACCGCGCTCGTCTCCGCCTGCGCCTTGCTCTACGTCGCCTTCGGCATGCAGATCTTCGACGCGGTGAACCACGCCATGTCCACACTGGCGACCGGAGGCATGTCGACACATGACACGTCCTTCGCCCGCTATGGCGACAATCCCGCGATCCTGTGGACGGCGTCGTTTTTCATGTTCATCGGCGGATTGCCCTTCTCCATCATGATCCTCTTCGCCGTGCGCGGTCGCGTCGACGCGCTCAGTGATCCGCAGATCAGGGTATTTCTCGGCTACACGCTCGTCTTCGCGGTCGCCGTCGCGATCTATCTGCGCGTGTCGACCGGGGTGCCGTTCTTCTATGCGCTGACGCATTCGGCCTTCAACTTCATGTCGATCATCACGACGACGGGCTTTGCCAGCGATGACTACACCAAATGGGGGCCGTTCGCCGTCGCCTGCATTTTCGTCGCGACCTTCCTCGGCGGCTGCTCGGGCTCGACCTCCGGCGGCATCAAGGCCTACCGGCTGCTGATCGTGTTCGAACTGCTCGCCAACGGCGTGCGGCGGCTCGTCTATCCCAACACCATCCATCCGGTGCGCTACGGCGACCGTTCCGTGCCGGACGACATGCAGCGCGCGGTCGTGCTCTTCGTCTCGTCCTTCATGGTCATCCTGATGATCGGCACCGTACTTCTCGCCGCCACCGGCCTCGATCTCGTCACCGCGCTCACAGGCGCGCTGGCCTGCATAACCAATGTCGGCCCGGGTCTCGGCGACATCATCGGCCCGGTCGGCAATTATTCGAGCCTGCCCGACGCGGCGAAGTGGATCCTCTCGGTCCTCATGCTGCTGGGCCGCCTCGAGATCCTGGCCGTGCTCGTCATCTTCTCGCCCGCCTTCTGGAGCCGCTGACCGCGTCTGGACTGCCGCAACGTGAACCGCTACCAAGTCGATAGCGCGGGTGGAGCCTTCGAGCGGTGAAGTGATGGTGCGTGTGTGTCCCGGTTCTCCGCTCCTTGCAGCGCTTTCGCTTGTCGCGGCGCTGTTTGCATCCGGCTGCACCACGGCGCCCGAGCGTCCGCTGCTCTACCAACCGCCCGTCGTCTCGACCCAGGGCGTGGCCGCGGTCCACGACATCTTCGTCGCCACCACTCGGCAGAAGGCGGCGGACCCGAAGGCCGTGTTCGACGGCCGGCGATCCCAGGACCAGGCTTTCGCGCGCATCGAGGTCAGCGTGCCGGCCGCGCGCAAGGTCGGCTCCGTCGAGAGACCCAAGGGCAGCCGCCCGGACCCGGCGCGCTATTTCACCGCGCGGTCGATCACCGCCTATGACGGGCTCACGACCTTTTCCGACCACGTCCGCGACGCGGCGAGCGGCGACGGCGGTCGCGCCCTTGTCTTTGTCCACGGCTACAACACCGCCTTCGACGCCGCCGTCTACCGTGCGACGCAGATCGTGCATGATGCCGGCTATGACGGCGCGCCGATCCTGTTCACCTGGGCGTCGGGCGGACGGGCCGTTGACTACGTCTACGATCGCGACAGCGCCAACGCCGCGCGCGACGCGCTGGAGGATTTGCTGCGCTCGCTCGCGGGATCCGGCGTCGCGCGCATCGACATCGTCGCGCACTCGATGGGCACCTGGCTGACCATGGAGGCGCTGCGCAGCCTCGCTATTGCCGGCGACCGTGACGTCGGCGGCCGGCTTGGCGACGTGATCCTCGCCTCGCCGGACATCGACGTCGACGTGTTCAAGAGCCAGATGCGGCGTTATGGGGTGCCCAGGCGGCCGTTCTTCGTGCTTCTGTCCGACGACGACCGCGCGTTGCGCTTCTCCAGCCTCATTGCCGGTCAGCAGCCGCGGCTCGGCGAGTATCGCGACGCCAGGGACATCGCCGAACTCGGCCTCATCGTCGTCGATCTCACCAGGGTCAAGGCCGGCGACAGCTACAACCACACCAAATTCGCCGACAATCCCGCGCTGGTCGCCCTGCTCGGCGAGCGGCTGCGCCTGGGCGACAAGTTCACTGGCGAGACCGACGCTGCCGAGGCCCCCGCGCTTCTGGCGCGCGGCGTGGGCGCCGCCGCCGAAGTCATCGTCACCACCCCGTTCAGGGTGATCAACATGGTGGTCAACCAGTAGAAAGGTGCCGCGGGCCGGGCGGGACAGGTGCTCGTCTGCCGTTTCGTTGGCCAGGCGGAGAAACCGGGAAAAAGACCGACCTGTTCACCGTACCGCCATGCCCGGTTGACACGGCCCGCAGCGCGACAGGAACGCCGCTCGCCGGGCCAGGTTCCCGTCACACGAACAGGTCCACCTTCTCGAACGTCCTCACGTCCACCAGCCCGACGTCCGAAATGCGCAGTTCCGGAATCACCACCAGCGCCAGCAGCGAGTGCTGCATGAAGGCGTTGTTGAGCGTGCAGCCGCAGTCGATCATCGCCTGCTTCAGCCTCTCCGCCTTCTCCGCCACGATTTCCGCCCGCTCGTCCGACATCAGCCCGGCGATCGGCAGTTCGACCGTCGCCAGTTCCTGGCCCTTCGCATAGACGGTCGCGCCGCCGCCGATCTCGGACAGCCGGTTCACCGCCGCCGCCATGTCCGCCTTGTTGGTGCCGACGACAATGATCTGGTGGCTGTCATGCGCCACGCTCGACGCTACCGCGCAGTCCTTCGCATAGCGGAAGCCGGAGACGAAGGCGTTGACCACCCGGCCCGTCGCGCGGTGCCGCTCGACGACGGCGATCTGGCAGATGTCGGCCTTGCGGTCCATCGCCACCAGCCCGTTCTCGACGGCCAGGTCGACCTCCAGCGCCCTGGTCGGCGCCTGGTTCTCGACCACGCCGATGGCGCGCACCCTGACCGAGTTGGCGCCCTTGGGCGCCGCGACGTCGAATTCCGCAGCCGTCTTTTTGCCGCCGACCTTCACCGTCTCCTTCGCCTTCCGGGGATATTGGTACGGCGGTATCTCGACGACGAGCTTGCCGTTCTCCGCGAGCTTCACGCCCCTTGCCCACACTTCGTCTATGGCGAGCTCCGCCAGATCCGAGACGATGAGGAAATCGGCGAGCCGCCCTGGCGCGATCGAGCCGAGGTCGCGGTCGACCCGGAAATGCTGCGCCGTGTTGAGGCTCGCCATCTGGATCGCCGTCACCGGTCTCAGCCCCTGCGCGATCGCGTGGCGCACGACGCGGTTCATGTGCCCGTCATTGACCAGCGTGCCGGCGTTGCAGTCGTCGGTGCACAGGATGAAATTGCGCGGATCGATCCCCTGCTCGGTCACGGCCTTCACCTGCGCCGCCACGTCGTACCAGGCCGAACCCAGGCGCAGCATCGCCTTCATGCCCTGCCGCACGCGGGCGATGGCGTCCTCGGCGCGCGTGCCCTCGTGGTCGTCCTCCGGCCCGCCGGCGACGTAGCCGTGGAAGGCCAGGCCCAGGTCCGGCGAGGCATAGTGCCCGCCCACTACCTTGCCGGCCTTCACCGTTTCGGCGATCTCCGCCACCATCAGCCGGTCGTTGTTCGAAACGCCCGGAAAATTCATCACCTCGCCGAGCCCGATGATGTTCGGCCAGGTCATCGCCTCCGCCACGTCCTTCTCGTCGAGCACCGCGCCGTTGTTCTCCAGCCCCGGCGCCGAGGGCACACAGGACGGCATCTGCACATGCACGTTGACCGGCATCGCCACCGCCTCGTCATGCATCAGCCTCACCCCTTCCAGGCCGAGCACGTTGGCGATTTCATGCGGATCGATAAACATCGAGGTCGTGCCGTGCGGGATGACGGCGCGGCAGAACTCGGTCACCGTCACCATGCCGCTCTCGACATGCATGTGGCCGTCGCACAGGCCCGGCACCAGATAGCGATCATGCGCATCGACGACGATCGTTCCCGGCCCGATGGCGTGGCTTGCATCCGGCCCGCAATAGGCGAAGCGTCCGGCGACGATCGCGAGATCGGTACCTGCGATAATCTCTCCCGAATACACGTTCACCCAGCGCCCGTTGCGCACCACGAGGTCCGCGGGCTTTCTCCCCGTCGCGACGTCGACCAGCAGCGGCGCGGTCTCGGACCTGGCTTTGGGCTTCGGGAAAGATTCAGACATTGTGCGACTCCTGTTTCGGCGACCTTGCCAAGGACGGGCGCTCCGCGCCAGAGGGTCGGTTCAAGCGCCTCGATTGTCAGCCCCAGCCTGCGGGGTATAATTCCCTCTCCGATTGCGAGGCGACGGTGACGGCCAGGATTGTCAGGACCAGATGGCTGCTCTTCGCGTTCGCCGCGCTGGCGGCGGCCGTCCTCGTCGTCGTGGCCGGCGGCCGGATCGCGACGCGGGTCTATCTCGACGACGCCGCGGCGCGCGGCCAGACGACGCTCAGGCTCGCCGTATCGGCTCTTGACGGCCATATGCGGCGGTTCGAGCCGCTGCCCGAATTGATCGCCGACCATGCCGGGATCAAGGCTCTCGTCGCAGAGCCTACCAACGACTCGCTGCGAACGGAGGCCAATCGCTACCTGAAGGAGACCAACGCGCTCCTCAAGTCGTCCGACATCTATGTCATGGTCCCGAACGGCGACACGGTCGCGGCCAGCAACCACGACGGGCCGCTGTCCTTCGTCGGCGAGAACTTCTCCTACCGCCCCTATTTCCAGGATGCGATCGCCGGCCGTCCGGGCCGGTTCTTCGCGCTCGGGACGACCTCGCTGAAGCGCGGCTACTACTTCTCTGCGCCGGTTCGCATCGATGGCCTCGTCCGCGGCGTGGTCGTCTTCAAGGTCGACCTCGACGCCATCGAGGCCTCCTGGCGCGGCGGCGACCACGCCATCATCGTCACCGACCCCGAAGGCATCATCTTCATGTCAGGCCGCCCGGACTGGCTCTATGCCGGCCTCCTGCCGCTGACGCCGGAACGTCTGGCCCGGACGGAGGAATCGCGGCGCTATGCCAACGCCCGGCTGCGCGAACTGCCGGTTCGCAATGGCACGCTCGACGAACACCAGTTGATGACCGTCCTCGACGACGGCGCGACGAGCGAATACCTGGCCGTGACCGCGGCGATGGCGGATGCCGGCTGGACCGTCAGCGTGCTGACCGACACGGCTTCCGCCCACAGGCAGGCCTATGTCAGCGTCGCGGCCGCCCTCCTCGTCCTCGGCCTCGCGGCGCTGCTCGCGGCCATCGTGGCGCAGCGGCGGGCACGGCTCGCCGAGCGCATGGAGCTGCAGCGCACCGCGCAGGCCGAGCTCGAGCGGCGCGTGGCGGAACGCACCGCCGACCTCGCCCTCGTCAACAGCCGGCTGGAGACCGAGGTCGGCGAGCGCCGCGCGACCGAACAGCAATTGCGCCAGACCCAGTCCGACCTCGTGCAGGCCGGCAAGCTCGCCGCGCTCGGCCAGATGTCGGCCGCCCTCAGCCACGAGTTCAACCAGCCGCTGGCGGCGG
This DNA window, taken from Mesorhizobium sp., encodes the following:
- the ade gene encoding adenine deaminase, which codes for MSESFPKPKARSETAPLLVDVATGRKPADLVVRNGRWVNVYSGEIIAGTDLAIVAGRFAYCGPDASHAIGPGTIVVDAHDRYLVPGLCDGHMHVESGMVTVTEFCRAVIPHGTTSMFIDPHEIANVLGLEGVRLMHDEAVAMPVNVHVQMPSCVPSAPGLENNGAVLDEKDVAEAMTWPNIIGLGEVMNFPGVSNNDRLMVAEIAETVKAGKVVGGHYASPDLGLAFHGYVAGGPEDDHEGTRAEDAIARVRQGMKAMLRLGSAWYDVAAQVKAVTEQGIDPRNFILCTDDCNAGTLVNDGHMNRVVRHAIAQGLRPVTAIQMASLNTAQHFRVDRDLGSIAPGRLADFLIVSDLAELAIDEVWARGVKLAENGKLVVEIPPYQYPRKAKETVKVGGKKTAAEFDVAAPKGANSVRVRAIGVVENQAPTRALEVDLAVENGLVAMDRKADICQIAVVERHRATGRVVNAFVSGFRYAKDCAVASSVAHDSHQIIVVGTNKADMAAAVNRLSEIGGGATVYAKGQELATVELPIAGLMSDERAEIVAEKAERLKQAMIDCGCTLNNAFMQHSLLALVVIPELRISDVGLVDVRTFEKVDLFV
- a CDS encoding sensor histidine kinase codes for the protein MLFAFAALAAAVLVVVAGGRIATRVYLDDAAARGQTTLRLAVSALDGHMRRFEPLPELIADHAGIKALVAEPTNDSLRTEANRYLKETNALLKSSDIYVMVPNGDTVAASNHDGPLSFVGENFSYRPYFQDAIAGRPGRFFALGTTSLKRGYYFSAPVRIDGLVRGVVVFKVDLDAIEASWRGGDHAIIVTDPEGIIFMSGRPDWLYAGLLPLTPERLARTEESRRYANARLRELPVRNGTLDEHQLMTVLDDGATSEYLAVTAAMADAGWTVSVLTDTASAHRQAYVSVAAALLVLGLAALLAAIVAQRRARLAERMELQRTAQAELERRVAERTADLALVNSRLETEVGERRATEQQLRQTQSDLVQAGKLAALGQMSAALSHEFNQPLAAVKTYADNAVVLIERDRIAEAKDNVARISALTDRMAAISRHLRNFARKPNEKLGPVDLGGVVADTAEIVAWRLKAADATLAVDLGPAPLTVRGGAIRLQQVLVNVISNAADAVEGLDNRRIELTARKKPGRVAITVRDHGPGVAPAIAERIFDPFFTTKGVGKGLGLGLSISYNIVKDFGGSLSVSNHAGGGAVFTIELDAARSAMREAAE
- a CDS encoding TrkH family potassium uptake protein, which translates into the protein MHSLSIRAAIHISAVFAIYLSLAMLIPASVDLFYGHDDWKVFAFCGFFLGGLSLAVALATQGRAPPATTRFGFLLVNMLWITMAVAGAIPMLAAPSIEMSLADAIFESVSGITTTGGTVINGLDNAPPGLLLWRSLLQYMGGLGVIALGLFLLPFLNIGGITYFRIESSDIADRPFERLATFTVSLIAIYTALVSACALLYVAFGMQIFDAVNHAMSTLATGGMSTHDTSFARYGDNPAILWTASFFMFIGGLPFSIMILFAVRGRVDALSDPQIRVFLGYTLVFAVAVAIYLRVSTGVPFFYALTHSAFNFMSIITTTGFASDDYTKWGPFAVACIFVATFLGGCSGSTSGGIKAYRLLIVFELLANGVRRLVYPNTIHPVRYGDRSVPDDMQRAVVLFVSSFMVILMIGTVLLAATGLDLVTALTGALACITNVGPGLGDIIGPVGNYSSLPDAAKWILSVLMLLGRLEILAVLVIFSPAFWSR
- a CDS encoding alpha/beta hydrolase, encoding MVRVCPGSPLLAALSLVAALFASGCTTAPERPLLYQPPVVSTQGVAAVHDIFVATTRQKAADPKAVFDGRRSQDQAFARIEVSVPAARKVGSVERPKGSRPDPARYFTARSITAYDGLTTFSDHVRDAASGDGGRALVFVHGYNTAFDAAVYRATQIVHDAGYDGAPILFTWASGGRAVDYVYDRDSANAARDALEDLLRSLAGSGVARIDIVAHSMGTWLTMEALRSLAIAGDRDVGGRLGDVILASPDIDVDVFKSQMRRYGVPRRPFFVLLSDDDRALRFSSLIAGQQPRLGEYRDARDIAELGLIVVDLTRVKAGDSYNHTKFADNPALVALLGERLRLGDKFTGETDAAEAPALLARGVGAAAEVIVTTPFRVINMVVNQ